The Hyperthermus butylicus DSM 5456 genome includes a region encoding these proteins:
- a CDS encoding peptidase, protein MYVFRDEPIYMEEWKALLIASLAIAFGFVGFNVVGVIANPVSYAGGVLAGAIIGVVLHELAHAWMGRREGCVAHFVLSRIGLSLTLFFGLLRTLNIPFVILAPGYVSLYCRTFARDDYVAAAGPMTNIVLAVIGRAAERLAASTSYGAYVFAAGFTDVNAWIALFNLLPFIPLDGSKIMRRNLIAWLAMLVLAIVLAYL, encoded by the coding sequence ATGTACGTGTTTCGGGATGAACCCATATACATGGAGGAGTGGAAAGCCCTACTGATAGCATCGCTAGCCATTGCCTTTGGATTTGTAGGCTTCAACGTAGTAGGCGTAATAGCTAATCCAGTTAGCTATGCTGGCGGTGTACTAGCTGGAGCCATTATCGGTGTTGTACTCCACGAGCTAGCCCATGCATGGATGGGGCGTAGGGAGGGATGCGTTGCCCACTTCGTACTGTCAAGGATAGGGCTTAGCCTCACACTATTCTTCGGGCTGCTCAGAACCCTCAACATACCATTCGTAATATTAGCACCCGGCTATGTCTCACTATACTGTAGAACCTTTGCACGCGACGACTACGTAGCAGCAGCTGGACCCATGACGAACATTGTCCTAGCGGTAATTGGTAGGGCAGCTGAACGGCTGGCAGCAAGCACGAGCTATGGTGCCTACGTATTCGCTGCTGGATTCACCGATGTAAACGCATGGATAGCACTATTCAATCTACTACCCTTCATACCACTCGACGGCTCAAAGATAATGAGGAGAAATCTCATAGCATGGCTAGCAATGCTGGTCCTTGCAATAGTCCTCGCCTACCTATAA
- a CDS encoding ATP-NAD kinase family protein: protein MARLVCFVVNPLAGIGGPLALRGSDGSAGLEALRRGARLVSPERARVFAEECKRLRLGERIVFLTASGVMGETPLSKAGFASYHVVYHPDSWPTNPHDTMETVRACIARGAEIVVFVGGDGTARDVVSALHEVGAANTPILGVPSGVKVYSSVFAENPRAAAHVLAEWLDHGTTCEGEVVDIDEDAFRANMLRARLYTIARTPCSPLMVGASKQPTPSTEEEEENKRAIARYLAENMEECTLYILGPGTTVKAIADELGVEKTLLGVDVVHNRRLVAADVDEKTLYNIVARHLEGGGRVKIVVTPIGGQGYIFGRGNQQISPRILRLVGRDNIIVVATKSKLSKLKRLRVDTGDEKVDEMLRGYIRVVTDYGEETVVRVE, encoded by the coding sequence GTGGCTCGGCTAGTCTGCTTCGTCGTCAACCCTCTAGCCGGTATAGGTGGGCCCCTAGCACTCAGGGGCAGCGATGGCAGTGCAGGGCTAGAAGCGCTTCGTAGGGGTGCAAGGCTTGTATCCCCTGAGCGTGCTCGCGTCTTTGCTGAGGAGTGCAAGCGTCTACGGCTAGGGGAGAGGATAGTCTTCCTAACAGCCTCAGGAGTCATGGGAGAGACGCCCCTAAGCAAGGCAGGCTTTGCGTCATACCATGTTGTCTACCATCCGGACAGCTGGCCCACAAACCCCCACGATACCATGGAGACGGTTCGGGCCTGCATAGCCCGTGGCGCCGAGATAGTTGTATTCGTTGGAGGTGACGGAACTGCCCGCGACGTAGTGTCCGCACTGCACGAAGTTGGTGCTGCCAACACACCGATTCTTGGTGTACCCTCCGGTGTCAAGGTCTACAGCTCAGTCTTTGCAGAAAACCCTCGTGCAGCCGCCCATGTACTTGCCGAATGGCTTGATCACGGCACTACATGTGAAGGCGAAGTAGTGGATATAGATGAGGATGCATTTCGTGCAAACATGCTGAGAGCACGCCTGTACACTATAGCAAGGACTCCTTGCAGCCCATTAATGGTTGGGGCTAGCAAACAACCAACACCCTCCACGGAGGAGGAAGAGGAGAATAAGAGAGCTATAGCACGCTACCTGGCGGAGAACATGGAGGAATGCACCCTCTACATTCTAGGCCCCGGCACAACAGTCAAGGCTATAGCAGATGAGCTAGGTGTTGAGAAGACCCTGCTGGGGGTAGACGTAGTACACAACCGTAGGCTTGTAGCCGCAGATGTTGACGAGAAAACACTTTACAACATTGTGGCCAGGCACCTAGAAGGAGGCGGCAGGGTAAAGATAGTCGTGACACCTATTGGAGGGCAGGGCTACATCTTTGGAAGAGGTAACCAGCAGATATCGCCCAGGATACTGAGGCTCGTAGGCCGAGACAACATTATAGTAGTTGCAACAAAATCTAAACTCTCAAAGCTGAAACGGTTAAGAGTCGATACGGGAGATGAAAAGGTTGACGAGATGCTTAGAGGCTATATACGTGTCGTAACAGACTACGGCGAAGAGACCGTGGTGCGTGTAGAGTAG
- the cyoE gene encoding heme o synthase yields the protein MQLSRVRSVLLDVFALAKVKQTLLLLFTMYTAYIVGGGLGKPYERHLVVLTLGFITIAAVTALNMYFDRDIDALMERTRDRPLPAGRLDPLKVFIATVAATIVSVILAWRIINPHFALAIVIGFLFDIVAYTYLLKRRTPLSIIAGAVAGGAPALGGWAAAAGRIDVNALLFSLIVATWVPSHIWFLATYYRDDYRRANVPMLPVVADTPIAVASGIGLGSLVMGYSIVGLWVNNVIGTVSLIVGVIAAIAIFHLAVKYAELGGDPNYSRTAFKKTNMMLGLVFLVMMLEKVVSYIIS from the coding sequence ATGCAGCTCAGCCGTGTGCGATCCGTGTTGCTGGACGTGTTTGCCCTAGCTAAGGTTAAGCAGACACTCCTACTACTATTTACAATGTATACAGCATATATTGTTGGGGGCGGGCTCGGAAAGCCCTATGAGAGACACCTAGTGGTGCTCACTCTAGGGTTTATCACTATAGCTGCGGTTACAGCGCTAAACATGTATTTTGACAGGGACATAGACGCACTTATGGAGAGGACTAGGGATAGGCCACTACCAGCTGGAAGGCTTGACCCTCTAAAGGTGTTTATAGCAACCGTAGCAGCCACAATTGTATCCGTAATCCTCGCTTGGCGCATTATAAACCCTCACTTTGCTCTTGCAATAGTTATTGGTTTCCTCTTTGACATAGTAGCTTACACCTATCTCCTCAAGAGGAGAACACCACTCAGCATTATAGCTGGAGCTGTTGCTGGTGGTGCACCGGCTCTTGGTGGCTGGGCAGCCGCTGCGGGAAGAATCGATGTTAATGCGCTTCTGTTCTCACTTATTGTCGCTACATGGGTTCCCTCACACATATGGTTCCTAGCAACATACTACCGCGATGATTATAGGCGCGCAAATGTGCCAATGCTGCCAGTTGTAGCTGATACCCCTATAGCTGTTGCATCCGGCATAGGACTAGGCTCGCTCGTAATGGGCTACTCTATTGTTGGGCTTTGGGTCAACAATGTCATAGGTACGGTGTCACTCATAGTAGGCGTTATTGCCGCCATAGCAATCTTTCATCTTGCAGTAAAATATGCAGAACTCGGAGGAGATCCGAATTACAGCAGAACGGCATTCAAGAAAACAAACATGATGCTAGGCCTTGTATTCCTCGTAATGATGCTTGAAAAGGTTGTATCATACATCATCAGCTAG
- a CDS encoding DUF2258 domain-containing protein: MPQLSTGLVIAGAYADKLRRVLFAQLRDEIKKGAIEPKQVAYRAGELNRLLFEILVNKLRIDKGDVVRIRIEYELRDGDIVWKLDTLRVEAFRRIPDEDVEKTVREVLQTAKEVLARPVTEEEKAWTEAREVEVEREVQRVREERIASAQVEEVEKVEKKPALPQLKPPVEPAEAIIYGETRRGEKIAMLKDAEGNNIGLAILNSENSKTRATIILIADGDAYKAETTIEKGIDELENAPEALVEAATTASYTKMTRDEAMRIIQQKMEEII; the protein is encoded by the coding sequence TTGCCCCAGCTCTCCACGGGCCTCGTAATAGCAGGCGCCTATGCAGACAAGCTCCGGCGGGTACTCTTCGCCCAGCTGAGAGACGAAATCAAGAAGGGAGCAATAGAACCTAAACAAGTAGCCTATAGGGCAGGCGAACTCAACCGGCTACTCTTCGAGATACTCGTAAACAAGCTAAGGATAGACAAAGGCGACGTCGTCAGGATAAGGATAGAATATGAGTTGCGAGACGGCGATATCGTGTGGAAGCTCGACACACTACGTGTCGAGGCCTTCCGCCGCATACCCGACGAGGACGTTGAAAAGACTGTCAGGGAGGTACTCCAGACTGCCAAGGAGGTACTAGCGCGTCCAGTCACAGAAGAGGAGAAAGCATGGACAGAAGCACGTGAAGTTGAAGTTGAGCGTGAAGTACAGCGTGTCAGGGAGGAGCGGATAGCAAGTGCACAAGTAGAGGAGGTCGAAAAGGTTGAGAAGAAACCAGCCTTGCCACAGCTTAAGCCGCCAGTAGAGCCTGCAGAGGCCATAATTTATGGTGAAACCCGTCGCGGCGAGAAGATAGCAATGCTCAAAGACGCAGAGGGCAACAACATAGGCCTAGCGATACTTAACAGCGAGAACTCCAAGACCAGAGCAACGATAATACTAATAGCTGATGGCGACGCTTACAAGGCTGAAACAACAATAGAGAAGGGAATTGATGAGCTTGAAAATGCTCCCGAGGCTTTAGTGGAGGCAGCTACAACAGCTAGCTATACTAAAATGACAAGAGACGAGGCTATGAGAATAATACAGCAGAAGATGGAGGAAATCATCTAG
- a CDS encoding STT3 domain-containing protein encodes MPFENYKHVEKFARNYGISPDVAKFSYIDANDPWIEYWLARYLHDKGVSSWASLTRDNPVTKLFWYPWGRDFTHTEFPFIPVVGALTPGGMRVVEWVSLLPPVFGTLAIIIAAIYMYRVYGRPAAIIAAALLSLLPASTSRTYAGFVEKIGIALPFLILGLMFYAEALRRRSLVYAVAAGAAFGVISYVWGGYVIAGLAIAVTSLLVPLAVNRLDEAKPYLLTSITVAATALAASIPADIYGPASIRFYAAALAVALYVYGIVFVLEKLHARSTVARGFVYRLAARWRKFYTYVLAASIIIGMFIASLIKLPSRAVFAIAWPLRETGLIHLSLLAETVAEHSSPLTDPRLMRDFMWSTNVLVVLAPIAGLYLLYRGLWRREAYHIPLAITALGLYYAVLGMVYFQQAASVVGILATAALTPYVLEPITITSIQRTRRWRRKSQGPSELQLLGAVVFIALIAGGMVVSAYRTVNVLEKHVAMITGYSLDTTQLGWLYLLDYLRQSISNDTVVVTWWDYGYQISVGAERPSVADGATINATQIRLLAEFYTATSEDEAASILERLGLKPNQTLIFVHDLALYNPSKGILVYTPAIDIPKSAAMLHIAEKDKEGFWPINDKYMYTMIYRFFSTAPFYLDKIGIAVPNVTELVKPKTVLVGNLQMKPFTMKRFEPYMVVVGFYIDAETGQPIAKIVNGDVYYYVMLLILFKWVK; translated from the coding sequence ATGCCATTTGAGAACTACAAGCACGTAGAGAAATTTGCCAGGAATTACGGCATCTCACCCGACGTAGCAAAATTCTCCTACATAGACGCCAACGACCCCTGGATAGAGTACTGGCTAGCCAGGTACCTACACGATAAAGGTGTGTCGTCTTGGGCTAGCCTTACCCGTGACAACCCTGTAACAAAGCTATTCTGGTACCCGTGGGGTAGAGACTTTACGCATACAGAGTTCCCATTCATACCCGTTGTTGGCGCGCTAACCCCTGGAGGCATGAGGGTTGTTGAATGGGTTTCACTGCTACCGCCAGTTTTCGGAACACTAGCAATAATTATTGCAGCCATCTACATGTACCGTGTCTATGGACGTCCAGCAGCAATCATAGCTGCTGCTCTTCTATCACTCCTGCCAGCATCAACCTCAAGGACCTACGCTGGGTTCGTGGAGAAGATTGGTATTGCACTTCCCTTCCTCATTCTAGGCCTCATGTTCTACGCCGAAGCACTTAGGAGGCGTTCGCTGGTATACGCTGTTGCTGCTGGTGCTGCATTTGGCGTTATAAGTTATGTATGGGGAGGCTACGTTATTGCCGGCCTTGCTATCGCCGTAACTTCACTGCTAGTACCACTAGCTGTCAATAGGCTTGATGAGGCTAAGCCTTATCTCCTGACAAGCATTACTGTAGCTGCTACCGCGCTTGCAGCATCCATACCAGCCGACATCTACGGCCCGGCATCAATCAGGTTTTATGCCGCCGCACTCGCTGTAGCACTGTATGTGTATGGCATTGTGTTCGTTCTAGAAAAGCTTCATGCCAGGAGTACTGTAGCGAGAGGCTTCGTCTATAGGCTCGCAGCTCGTTGGCGCAAGTTCTACACATATGTGCTCGCAGCATCCATTATCATCGGCATGTTTATAGCGTCGCTGATCAAGCTGCCGAGCCGCGCCGTGTTTGCTATAGCCTGGCCTCTACGGGAGACAGGGCTCATACACTTGTCCCTGCTCGCTGAGACTGTTGCCGAGCATTCATCACCACTTACAGATCCGAGGCTTATGAGGGACTTCATGTGGAGTACCAATGTACTAGTTGTGCTTGCACCAATAGCTGGGTTATACCTCCTCTATCGAGGCCTATGGAGAAGAGAGGCTTACCACATACCGCTAGCTATCACAGCTCTAGGACTGTACTATGCCGTGCTCGGAATGGTTTACTTCCAGCAAGCAGCATCGGTAGTAGGCATACTCGCTACAGCTGCACTAACACCCTATGTGCTAGAGCCGATCACTATTACGAGCATACAGCGCACAAGGAGATGGAGACGTAAGAGCCAGGGGCCCTCGGAGCTGCAGCTCCTTGGAGCCGTAGTATTCATAGCACTCATAGCTGGTGGCATGGTGGTAAGCGCGTATAGAACAGTAAACGTCCTCGAGAAGCATGTAGCAATGATTACAGGGTATAGCCTAGACACTACCCAGCTGGGCTGGCTCTACCTGCTAGATTATCTCCGGCAGAGTATAAGCAACGATACAGTTGTCGTCACATGGTGGGACTATGGGTACCAGATAAGTGTTGGTGCCGAACGCCCCTCAGTAGCTGATGGTGCAACGATTAATGCTACCCAGATACGACTACTAGCAGAGTTCTACACAGCCACAAGCGAAGACGAAGCCGCCTCGATACTCGAAAGGCTCGGGCTAAAGCCTAACCAGACCTTGATATTCGTACACGATCTGGCACTCTACAACCCATCAAAAGGCATACTTGTGTATACACCCGCTATAGACATACCAAAGTCAGCTGCCATGCTCCATATAGCTGAGAAGGACAAGGAGGGGTTCTGGCCGATAAACGATAAGTACATGTATACGATGATATACCGGTTCTTCTCTACTGCACCATTCTACCTCGACAAGATAGGCATAGCAGTGCCCAACGTAACTGAGCTAGTAAAGCCAAAAACCGTTCTCGTCGGCAACCTCCAGATGAAACCATTTACTATGAAGAGGTTTGAACCATACATGGTAGTCGTAGGGTTCTACATCGACGCTGAGACAGGCCAACCAATCGCAAAAATAGTAAACGGAGATGTGTACTATTACGTAATGCTGCTAATACTGTTTAAGTGGGTTAAATAG
- the alaXM gene encoding alanyl-tRNA editing protein AlaXM yields the protein MPAKLLFQEDSYLKEFDAIVTRVEGNAVFLEATAFHPRPSGGLDADHGILILPDGSELRVVDVVMREGDVAHIVDGDLSKLHPGMRVHGVIDWERRYQMMKLHTASHILLAVLYNKYGARVTGGHITPETARDDLEINVDDWKSAVRQAVEEANQIIRRCIEVKVYWLPREEALRIPGIVKLADKLPPDVEKLRIVEIPGVDIQADGGPHVRNTCEIPGIKIVKLESRGRRRKRVYYTLLE from the coding sequence TTGCCAGCAAAGCTTCTCTTTCAAGAGGATAGCTACCTCAAAGAGTTTGATGCCATAGTGACCCGTGTAGAAGGAAATGCAGTATTTCTCGAGGCTACAGCATTTCATCCCAGGCCCTCAGGAGGCCTTGACGCTGATCATGGCATTCTAATACTACCTGACGGCTCAGAGCTGCGTGTAGTAGATGTCGTAATGCGTGAAGGCGATGTAGCACATATTGTTGATGGTGACTTGTCCAAGCTGCATCCGGGAATGCGTGTCCATGGCGTTATTGACTGGGAGCGTAGGTACCAGATGATGAAGCTGCACACGGCCAGCCATATACTACTAGCAGTACTCTACAACAAGTACGGTGCAAGAGTTACTGGTGGCCATATAACGCCGGAGACGGCTAGGGATGATCTCGAGATAAATGTTGATGATTGGAAGTCTGCTGTCCGTCAAGCAGTAGAGGAGGCTAACCAGATCATTAGAAGGTGTATTGAGGTTAAAGTCTATTGGTTGCCGAGGGAGGAAGCCCTACGCATACCCGGGATAGTCAAACTGGCTGATAAACTTCCACCAGATGTTGAGAAGCTGAGAATAGTCGAAATACCTGGCGTAGATATACAAGCTGATGGCGGTCCACACGTGAGGAATACTTGTGAGATACCTGGGATAAAGATTGTGAAGCTGGAAAGCCGGGGTAGGAGGAGGAAGAGGGTCTACTACACATTGTTAGAGTAG
- a CDS encoding Nre family DNA repair protein: MGRRIPPGLCTRCKGYKKLCGLPYCPILERFRQQVLASSRITGSREVEGDSPPSIVVGEAGYPTVPILYNLPPEEHGEKARLHDAPLDWARQRLPLRTIISYRSSLVSGVKRVQATTPWKLYEEEISVAAVSTKPVQSRALLEKPPIPSLRFDGVLAPQGPAAPARKVIVESNPTLHPKLEKLIWDDARSDEAVYELYRSGVDVYTIVRAFSLGLLGRVRSRRLVPTRWSITAVDQIISTRLLHRVRTYDTLGRVEVYHAHYLGNYITVILFPGSYEAELIEVWHPLTPWTQAASQPVVYRVTESMSLKLSEMDGGYMAMRLPVAEQLHARRRQAKAIIVREITRDYYAPVGNWHLRETTRQALVHGLVATFDTLDEAIRYVSEKLLLSDAARSALHSSILARKTRSTTTLDMFLKR, translated from the coding sequence GTGGGGCGGCGTATACCGCCAGGCCTTTGCACGCGGTGCAAGGGCTACAAGAAGCTCTGCGGCTTACCCTACTGCCCCATACTTGAGAGGTTTCGGCAGCAAGTTCTAGCATCCTCTCGCATTACGGGTTCGAGAGAGGTCGAGGGAGACTCTCCTCCCAGCATTGTTGTCGGCGAGGCTGGCTATCCCACTGTGCCCATCCTCTACAACCTACCGCCCGAGGAGCACGGCGAGAAGGCAAGACTGCACGATGCGCCACTCGACTGGGCTAGGCAAAGGCTACCCCTACGCACGATAATCTCTTACCGCTCAAGCTTAGTCTCGGGCGTGAAGAGGGTTCAGGCTACAACACCCTGGAAGCTCTACGAGGAGGAAATTTCCGTAGCCGCTGTTTCCACCAAGCCTGTCCAGTCCCGTGCACTACTAGAAAAACCGCCCATACCCTCACTCCGCTTTGACGGTGTGCTAGCCCCGCAAGGCCCTGCAGCCCCTGCAAGAAAAGTTATTGTCGAGTCTAACCCGACGCTGCACCCTAAGCTCGAGAAGCTGATATGGGACGATGCAAGAAGCGATGAGGCTGTCTACGAACTGTATAGGAGTGGTGTAGACGTATACACCATTGTGAGGGCTTTCTCGCTAGGCCTCCTAGGCCGGGTTAGAAGCCGGCGACTAGTACCGACAAGGTGGAGCATAACTGCTGTCGACCAGATAATCTCGACCAGGCTGCTACACAGGGTGCGAACCTACGATACCCTGGGCAGAGTCGAGGTCTACCATGCACATTACCTCGGCAACTACATTACGGTAATCCTCTTCCCAGGCTCCTACGAGGCCGAGCTGATAGAGGTTTGGCACCCATTAACACCCTGGACACAAGCTGCTAGCCAGCCCGTAGTCTACAGGGTTACAGAGTCTATGAGCCTAAAGCTATCCGAGATGGATGGCGGCTACATGGCTATGAGACTCCCCGTAGCAGAGCAACTCCACGCTAGGAGGAGACAAGCAAAGGCGATAATAGTGAGGGAGATAACAAGGGACTACTATGCTCCCGTTGGCAACTGGCACCTCCGCGAAACAACCCGGCAAGCACTAGTACATGGCCTAGTTGCAACATTTGACACGCTAGATGAAGCTATAAGGTATGTATCGGAGAAGCTCTTGCTATCAGATGCTGCGCGCAGTGCACTCCACAGCTCTATCCTTGCAAGAAAGACGCGTAGTACCACAACACTGGACATGTTCTTGAAGAGGTAA
- the argF gene encoding ornithine carbamoyltransferase, with the protein MPGPLYGRDLLSIRDLSSEEVWLVIETARQMKLRYYAGERIIPMLKGKTIALIFEKPSTRTRVSMEVAALQLGATPLTFRRDELQLARGEPIKDTARVLSRYVDAIAARVFKHESLEEMAAYASVPVINMLSDLEHPLQALADALTIYEKKGHIKGIKVVYVGDGRNNVAHSLLLVIAKLGGHIVISSPKELTPRKDILEAAQLAAKETGATIELIEDPAEAVRGADVVYTDVWVSMGEESLAEERRRLLQRYQVNEKLMSLASNNAIFMHCLPAHRGEEVTEEVIEGPWSVVWDQAENRLHAQKAVLALILAP; encoded by the coding sequence TTGCCCGGCCCCCTCTACGGCCGCGACCTTTTATCAATACGTGACCTCAGCAGCGAGGAGGTATGGCTAGTCATTGAAACTGCTAGGCAGATGAAGCTACGCTACTACGCTGGTGAGCGCATCATACCCATGCTAAAGGGTAAGACTATCGCCCTCATCTTCGAGAAGCCTAGTACGCGTACAAGGGTCAGCATGGAGGTTGCCGCGCTACAACTCGGCGCGACCCCCCTGACATTCAGACGCGACGAGCTACAGCTGGCCCGCGGCGAGCCAATTAAGGATACAGCACGCGTACTATCGCGCTACGTGGACGCAATAGCCGCAAGGGTCTTCAAGCATGAGAGCCTGGAAGAAATGGCTGCCTATGCAAGCGTACCCGTTATAAACATGCTCAGCGACCTCGAACATCCCTTGCAAGCTCTAGCGGATGCCTTAACGATTTACGAGAAGAAGGGCCACATAAAGGGCATCAAAGTCGTATACGTGGGTGATGGTAGAAACAATGTGGCGCACAGCCTCCTACTGGTCATCGCTAAGCTCGGGGGACACATAGTTATATCATCGCCTAAGGAGCTGACACCGAGAAAAGACATCCTCGAAGCCGCACAGCTGGCAGCAAAGGAGACAGGAGCAACAATAGAGCTTATTGAGGATCCCGCTGAGGCTGTTAGGGGTGCCGACGTGGTCTATACCGATGTCTGGGTGAGCATGGGTGAGGAATCCCTAGCCGAGGAAAGGAGGCGTCTATTACAGCGATACCAGGTTAACGAGAAACTAATGTCACTAGCATCAAACAATGCCATATTCATGCACTGCCTACCGGCCCATCGCGGTGAGGAGGTAACCGAGGAAGTCATAGAAGGCCCATGGAGTGTCGTGTGGGATCAAGCTGAGAATAGGCTACACGCACAAAAGGCTGTTCTAGCACTGATATTAGCGCCTTAA
- a CDS encoding nicotinamide-nucleotide adenylyltransferase → MWFQNAYRRLGRGRVLFFGRFQPFHLGHLEAVKWLYERYQEVVILVGMADESHTWLNPFTAGERLLMIRAALEWAGLNLARIVTATIQTLSVYAGNAGFVLGYVPPVEAVATANPAVSRAFRDAGVKTVTPPLRNKSVWSGEYIRCLMLLGSDEWRLHVPEPVAEIIDYIDGVSRVREIAENYPDIASACKKLAQQR, encoded by the coding sequence TTGTGGTTCCAGAATGCCTACCGGAGGCTTGGGCGTGGACGTGTACTATTCTTTGGCAGGTTCCAGCCATTCCACCTAGGGCACCTGGAGGCTGTCAAGTGGCTCTACGAGAGGTATCAGGAAGTCGTAATACTCGTTGGAATGGCTGATGAAAGCCATACCTGGCTAAACCCGTTCACGGCTGGCGAGAGACTTTTAATGATTAGGGCTGCGCTCGAGTGGGCAGGCCTCAATCTAGCCAGGATAGTTACAGCGACGATACAGACCCTCTCAGTCTATGCTGGCAATGCAGGCTTCGTTCTCGGCTACGTGCCGCCCGTGGAAGCAGTGGCAACGGCGAATCCAGCTGTAAGCAGGGCGTTTCGCGACGCCGGGGTGAAGACCGTTACGCCACCGCTACGCAATAAGTCTGTCTGGTCAGGCGAGTATATCAGGTGCTTAATGCTTCTTGGCTCTGATGAGTGGCGTCTACATGTACCCGAACCTGTCGCAGAGATAATAGACTACATAGACGGGGTCTCCAGGGTTAGGGAGATAGCTGAGAACTACCCGGACATAGCCAGTGCCTGTAAGAAACTTGCACAGCAGCGATAG
- a CDS encoding IMP dehydrogenase: MELDAPVIADGGIRTPGDAVKALAVGASSVMLGYAVAGTDEAAAPLIRIGEKLYKPYRGMTSRGAMEKRFAMDRYARLVKKLEEGVEGLVPYRGPLSRVIRGFVEGIRAGLGYAGAASIEELWRKAKLIKVIEPKTVSVKTTN, translated from the coding sequence CTGGAGCTAGATGCTCCAGTGATAGCTGATGGCGGCATAAGGACGCCTGGCGATGCTGTAAAAGCTCTTGCAGTTGGAGCTAGCTCTGTAATGCTAGGCTACGCTGTTGCAGGAACAGATGAAGCGGCTGCACCGCTGATAAGAATAGGCGAGAAGCTCTACAAGCCCTATAGGGGGATGACTAGCCGAGGAGCAATGGAGAAGAGGTTTGCCATGGACAGATATGCGAGGCTCGTAAAGAAGCTAGAAGAAGGCGTCGAAGGTTTAGTACCATATCGTGGTCCCCTATCAAGAGTTATCCGCGGATTTGTTGAGGGTATCCGCGCAGGCCTTGGATACGCTGGTGCAGCTAGCATCGAGGAGCTGTGGAGGAAAGCCAAACTTATCAAGGTGATTGAACCTAAAACGGTCAGTGTCAAAACCACCAATTAA
- the moaA gene encoding GTP 3',8-cyclase MoaA: protein MLFDAYGRPLTNLRLMVTGRCNFACFFCHMEGYKQGYRVEDEVSLEEIELLAKAAKRIGIEAFKITGGEPTVRSDLVDIVKILHSYGFYVSMTTNASLLHNHMPGLADAGIGHVNVSLHSLSENVFEKITGRRMLGQVIQNIRLLREYGIPVKINFVVLRGLNEDDVVKLIDFAASVDATVQIIELHPVGRAVKRFKDYYLPRWHILEKLEDRVVEIKYRVGLHNRPILVLDNGVRVELVGPVGNYAFCAACTRMRVTYDFKLIPCLNWRGSPIDIRKRLVNTHSPEEKVEKIIEALKEANMLRRPFVLFPRSGKPFTVKRKWRIARLGIPRRDGSLSITGQRREKVLALLLGEWGKYLQAS from the coding sequence ATACTCTTTGACGCTTATGGGAGGCCGTTAACTAATCTGAGACTTATGGTTACAGGTAGATGCAATTTTGCATGCTTTTTCTGCCACATGGAAGGCTATAAGCAGGGATATCGGGTAGAGGACGAGGTTAGCCTTGAGGAAATTGAGCTTCTAGCCAAAGCTGCTAAGAGGATTGGCATTGAGGCTTTCAAGATCACTGGCGGCGAGCCGACAGTAAGGAGTGATCTTGTCGATATTGTTAAGATTCTTCACAGCTACGGGTTCTATGTGTCAATGACGACCAATGCTTCACTCCTACACAACCATATGCCAGGCCTTGCAGATGCTGGTATAGGACATGTGAATGTTAGCCTACACTCTCTCTCCGAGAACGTGTTTGAGAAGATTACTGGACGTAGGATGCTCGGCCAGGTTATCCAGAACATAAGGCTACTACGCGAGTACGGAATACCAGTTAAGATAAACTTTGTAGTACTGAGAGGGCTCAACGAGGACGATGTCGTAAAGTTGATAGACTTTGCAGCATCTGTTGATGCAACAGTGCAGATTATAGAACTCCACCCTGTAGGCAGGGCTGTGAAAAGGTTTAAGGACTATTATCTGCCGCGCTGGCATATACTTGAGAAGCTTGAGGATAGGGTTGTCGAGATAAAGTACAGGGTTGGACTCCACAATAGACCAATACTAGTACTTGATAACGGTGTACGTGTAGAACTCGTAGGTCCCGTAGGCAACTACGCATTCTGCGCCGCTTGCACACGTATGCGAGTCACTTACGACTTTAAGCTAATACCATGTCTAAACTGGCGCGGTAGCCCAATTGATATTAGGAAGCGGCTTGTCAATACACACTCTCCCGAGGAGAAAGTTGAGAAGATTATTGAAGCCTTAAAGGAGGCTAACATGCTCCGCAGACCCTTTGTCCTATTTCCAAGGAGTGGTAAACCGTTCACAGTTAAGCGTAAGTGGCGTATCGCGAGACTTGGCATACCTCGGCGCGACGGTAGCTTATCAATAACAGGGCAGCGACGCGAGAAGGTTCTAGCCCTGCTACTCGGAGAGTGGGGTAAGTATCTACAAGCTAGCTGA